A genomic segment from Mustela lutreola isolate mMusLut2 chromosome 15, mMusLut2.pri, whole genome shotgun sequence encodes:
- the AURKB gene encoding aurora kinase B isoform X4 yields MAQKENAYPWPYGRQTGVAGRLGGPTASTEMLLLAHSNPLPGTKAPSEVPAAPSQTQAGLNTLPQRALRKDPATPSALVLMSRSNTQPTAAPGQKVVENSSGTPNFPTRSFTIDDFEIGRPLGKGKFGNVYLAREKKSHFIVALKVLFKSQIEKEGVEHQLRREIEIQAHLQHPNILRLYNYFYDRRRIYLILEYAPRGELYKELQKSRTFDEQRTATIMEELADALIYCHGKKVIHRDIKPENLLLGLQGELKIADFGWSVHAPSLRRKTMCGTLDYLPPEMIEGRTHNEKVDLWCIGVLCYELLVGNPPFESASHNETYRRIVKVDLKFPASVPSGAQDLISKLLRHNPSERLPLAQVSTHPWVRAHSRRVLPPSALQAVP; encoded by the exons ATGGCCCAGAAGGAGAACGCCTACCCCTGGCCCTACGGCCGGCAAACG GGGGTGGCTGGCCGGCTGGGTGGGCCGACAGCAAGTACTGAAATGCTGCTTCTAGCACATTCCAACCCGCTCCCCGGGACAAAGGCTCCCTCAGAGGTTCCCGCTGCTCCTTCTCAGACTCAGGCTGGCCTGAACACCCTGCCCCAGCGAGCCCTCCGGAAGGACCCTGCCACGCCGTCTGCACTTGTCCTCATGAGCCGCTCCAACACCCAGCCCACAG CTGCCCCTGGCCAGAAGGTGGTGGAGAACAGCAGTGGGACCCCCAACTTCCCAAC GCGCTCCTTCACCATCGATGACTTTGAGATCGGGCGTCCTCTGGGCAAAGGCAAGTTTGGAAATGTGTACTTGGCTCGAGAGAAGAAAAGCCATTTCATCGTGGCTCTCAAGGTCCTCTTCAAGTCTCAGATAGAAAAGGAGGGCGTGGAGCACCAGCTGCGCAGGGAGATCGAAATCCAGGCCCATCTgca GCATCCCAACATCCTGCGTCTCTACAACTATTTCTATGACCGGCGAAGGATCTACTTGATTCTGGAGTACGCCCCCCGCGGGGAGCTCTACAAGGAACTGCAGAAGAGCCGCACCTTTGACGAGCAGCGCACAGCCACG ATCATGGAGGAGCTGGCCGATGCGCTAATATACTGCCACGGGAAGAAGGTGATTCACAGAGACATAAAGCCGGAGAACCtgctcctggggctccagggagAGCTGAAGATCGCAGACTTCGGCTGGTCCGTGCACGCCCCCTCCCTGAG GAGGAAGACGATGTGCGGGACATTGGACTACCTGCCCCCGGAAATGATCGAGGGCCGTACGCACAACGAGAAGGTGGATCTCTGGTGCATTGGGGTCCTCTGCTACGAGCTGCTGGTGGGAAACCCGCCCTTCGAGAGTGCTTCCCACAATGAGACCTATCGGCGCATCGTCAAG GTGGACCTGAAGTTCCCCGCCTCCGTGCCCTCGGGAGCCCAGGACCTCATCTCCAAGCTGCTCAGGCACAACCCCTCCGAACGGCTGCCCCTGGCCCAGGTCTCCACGCACCCTTGGGTCCGGGCCCACTCCCGGAGGGTGCTGCCTCCCTCCGCCCTCCAGGCTGTCCCCTGA
- the AURKB gene encoding aurora kinase B isoform X6 codes for MAQKENAYPWPYGRQTTQAGLNTLPQRALRKDPATPSALVLMSRSNTQPTAAPGQKVVENSSGTPNFPTRSFTIDDFEIGRPLGKGKFGNVYLAREKKSHFIVALKVLFKSQIEKEGVEHQLRREIEIQAHLQHPNILRLYNYFYDRRRIYLILEYAPRGELYKELQKSRTFDEQRTATIMEELADALIYCHGKKVIHRDIKPENLLLGLQGELKIADFGWSVHAPSLRRKTMCGTLDYLPPEMIEGRTHNEKVDLWCIGVLCYELLVGNPPFESASHNETYRRIVKVDLKFPASVPSGAQDLISKLLRHNPSERLPLAQVSTHPWVRAHSRRVLPPSALQAVP; via the exons ATGGCCCAGAAGGAGAACGCCTACCCCTGGCCCTACGGCCGGCAAACG ACTCAGGCTGGCCTGAACACCCTGCCCCAGCGAGCCCTCCGGAAGGACCCTGCCACGCCGTCTGCACTTGTCCTCATGAGCCGCTCCAACACCCAGCCCACAG CTGCCCCTGGCCAGAAGGTGGTGGAGAACAGCAGTGGGACCCCCAACTTCCCAAC GCGCTCCTTCACCATCGATGACTTTGAGATCGGGCGTCCTCTGGGCAAAGGCAAGTTTGGAAATGTGTACTTGGCTCGAGAGAAGAAAAGCCATTTCATCGTGGCTCTCAAGGTCCTCTTCAAGTCTCAGATAGAAAAGGAGGGCGTGGAGCACCAGCTGCGCAGGGAGATCGAAATCCAGGCCCATCTgca GCATCCCAACATCCTGCGTCTCTACAACTATTTCTATGACCGGCGAAGGATCTACTTGATTCTGGAGTACGCCCCCCGCGGGGAGCTCTACAAGGAACTGCAGAAGAGCCGCACCTTTGACGAGCAGCGCACAGCCACG ATCATGGAGGAGCTGGCCGATGCGCTAATATACTGCCACGGGAAGAAGGTGATTCACAGAGACATAAAGCCGGAGAACCtgctcctggggctccagggagAGCTGAAGATCGCAGACTTCGGCTGGTCCGTGCACGCCCCCTCCCTGAG GAGGAAGACGATGTGCGGGACATTGGACTACCTGCCCCCGGAAATGATCGAGGGCCGTACGCACAACGAGAAGGTGGATCTCTGGTGCATTGGGGTCCTCTGCTACGAGCTGCTGGTGGGAAACCCGCCCTTCGAGAGTGCTTCCCACAATGAGACCTATCGGCGCATCGTCAAG GTGGACCTGAAGTTCCCCGCCTCCGTGCCCTCGGGAGCCCAGGACCTCATCTCCAAGCTGCTCAGGCACAACCCCTCCGAACGGCTGCCCCTGGCCCAGGTCTCCACGCACCCTTGGGTCCGGGCCCACTCCCGGAGGGTGCTGCCTCCCTCCGCCCTCCAGGCTGTCCCCTGA
- the AURKB gene encoding aurora kinase B isoform X5 produces the protein MAQKENAYPWPYGRQTAPSEVPAAPSQTQAGLNTLPQRALRKDPATPSALVLMSRSNTQPTAAPGQKVVENSSGTPNFPTRSFTIDDFEIGRPLGKGKFGNVYLAREKKSHFIVALKVLFKSQIEKEGVEHQLRREIEIQAHLQHPNILRLYNYFYDRRRIYLILEYAPRGELYKELQKSRTFDEQRTATIMEELADALIYCHGKKVIHRDIKPENLLLGLQGELKIADFGWSVHAPSLRRKTMCGTLDYLPPEMIEGRTHNEKVDLWCIGVLCYELLVGNPPFESASHNETYRRIVKVDLKFPASVPSGAQDLISKLLRHNPSERLPLAQVSTHPWVRAHSRRVLPPSALQAVP, from the exons ATGGCCCAGAAGGAGAACGCCTACCCCTGGCCCTACGGCCGGCAAACG GCTCCCTCAGAGGTTCCCGCTGCTCCTTCTCAGACTCAGGCTGGCCTGAACACCCTGCCCCAGCGAGCCCTCCGGAAGGACCCTGCCACGCCGTCTGCACTTGTCCTCATGAGCCGCTCCAACACCCAGCCCACAG CTGCCCCTGGCCAGAAGGTGGTGGAGAACAGCAGTGGGACCCCCAACTTCCCAAC GCGCTCCTTCACCATCGATGACTTTGAGATCGGGCGTCCTCTGGGCAAAGGCAAGTTTGGAAATGTGTACTTGGCTCGAGAGAAGAAAAGCCATTTCATCGTGGCTCTCAAGGTCCTCTTCAAGTCTCAGATAGAAAAGGAGGGCGTGGAGCACCAGCTGCGCAGGGAGATCGAAATCCAGGCCCATCTgca GCATCCCAACATCCTGCGTCTCTACAACTATTTCTATGACCGGCGAAGGATCTACTTGATTCTGGAGTACGCCCCCCGCGGGGAGCTCTACAAGGAACTGCAGAAGAGCCGCACCTTTGACGAGCAGCGCACAGCCACG ATCATGGAGGAGCTGGCCGATGCGCTAATATACTGCCACGGGAAGAAGGTGATTCACAGAGACATAAAGCCGGAGAACCtgctcctggggctccagggagAGCTGAAGATCGCAGACTTCGGCTGGTCCGTGCACGCCCCCTCCCTGAG GAGGAAGACGATGTGCGGGACATTGGACTACCTGCCCCCGGAAATGATCGAGGGCCGTACGCACAACGAGAAGGTGGATCTCTGGTGCATTGGGGTCCTCTGCTACGAGCTGCTGGTGGGAAACCCGCCCTTCGAGAGTGCTTCCCACAATGAGACCTATCGGCGCATCGTCAAG GTGGACCTGAAGTTCCCCGCCTCCGTGCCCTCGGGAGCCCAGGACCTCATCTCCAAGCTGCTCAGGCACAACCCCTCCGAACGGCTGCCCCTGGCCCAGGTCTCCACGCACCCTTGGGTCCGGGCCCACTCCCGGAGGGTGCTGCCTCCCTCCGCCCTCCAGGCTGTCCCCTGA
- the AURKB gene encoding aurora kinase B isoform X3, translating into MRFAGRSFVPSAQPGGRRELATCRRDPGAGQEGAEACGREAGASRSRPASSRAARVPGRPAGVADDGEQNAAGLVTGRSPHLRVAQGRSRACAGLRWALPGARRDGSPDGARSGNNMLELESTPISCFLVSIVLSSPFLPRMAQKENAYPWPYGRQTTQAGLNTLPQRALRKDPATPSALVLMSRSNTQPTAAPGQKVVENSSGTPNFPTRSFTIDDFEIGRPLGKGKFGNVYLAREKKSHFIVALKVLFKSQIEKEGVEHQLRREIEIQAHLQHPNILRLYNYFYDRRRIYLILEYAPRGELYKELQKSRTFDEQRTATIMEELADALIYCHGKKVIHRDIKPENLLLGLQGELKIADFGWSVHAPSLRRKTMCGTLDYLPPEMIEGRTHNEKVDLWCIGVLCYELLVGNPPFESASHNETYRRIVKVDLKFPASVPSGAQDLISKLLRHNPSERLPLAQVSTHPWVRAHSRRVLPPSALQAVP; encoded by the exons ATGCGGTTCGCTGGGAGGTCTTTTGTTCCGAGCGCACAGCCCGGTGGCCGGAGGGAGCTCGCTACGTGCCGCCGGGACCCGGGAGCCGGACAGGAGGGCGCGGAAGCGTGCGGACGTGAGGCCGGCGCCTCGCGTTCCCGTCCCGCTTCTTCGCGCGCCGCGCGTGTCCCCGGCAGGCCGGCTGGGGTTGCGGATGACGGCGAGCAGAACGCGGCGGGACTTGTCACAGGCCGGTCTCCGCATCTCCGGGTCGCTCAGGGCCGGTCTAGGGCGTGCGCGGGTCTCAGGTGGGCCCTTCCCGGAGCTCGAAGGGATGGAAGCCCGGACGGAGCGCGGTCAGGGAATAATATGCTCGAGCTGGAGAGCACCCCAATTAGCTGCTTCCTCGTTAGTATAGTG ctctcctcccccttccttccaagGATGGCCCAGAAGGAGAACGCCTACCCCTGGCCCTACGGCCGGCAAACG ACTCAGGCTGGCCTGAACACCCTGCCCCAGCGAGCCCTCCGGAAGGACCCTGCCACGCCGTCTGCACTTGTCCTCATGAGCCGCTCCAACACCCAGCCCACAG CTGCCCCTGGCCAGAAGGTGGTGGAGAACAGCAGTGGGACCCCCAACTTCCCAAC GCGCTCCTTCACCATCGATGACTTTGAGATCGGGCGTCCTCTGGGCAAAGGCAAGTTTGGAAATGTGTACTTGGCTCGAGAGAAGAAAAGCCATTTCATCGTGGCTCTCAAGGTCCTCTTCAAGTCTCAGATAGAAAAGGAGGGCGTGGAGCACCAGCTGCGCAGGGAGATCGAAATCCAGGCCCATCTgca GCATCCCAACATCCTGCGTCTCTACAACTATTTCTATGACCGGCGAAGGATCTACTTGATTCTGGAGTACGCCCCCCGCGGGGAGCTCTACAAGGAACTGCAGAAGAGCCGCACCTTTGACGAGCAGCGCACAGCCACG ATCATGGAGGAGCTGGCCGATGCGCTAATATACTGCCACGGGAAGAAGGTGATTCACAGAGACATAAAGCCGGAGAACCtgctcctggggctccagggagAGCTGAAGATCGCAGACTTCGGCTGGTCCGTGCACGCCCCCTCCCTGAG GAGGAAGACGATGTGCGGGACATTGGACTACCTGCCCCCGGAAATGATCGAGGGCCGTACGCACAACGAGAAGGTGGATCTCTGGTGCATTGGGGTCCTCTGCTACGAGCTGCTGGTGGGAAACCCGCCCTTCGAGAGTGCTTCCCACAATGAGACCTATCGGCGCATCGTCAAG GTGGACCTGAAGTTCCCCGCCTCCGTGCCCTCGGGAGCCCAGGACCTCATCTCCAAGCTGCTCAGGCACAACCCCTCCGAACGGCTGCCCCTGGCCCAGGTCTCCACGCACCCTTGGGTCCGGGCCCACTCCCGGAGGGTGCTGCCTCCCTCCGCCCTCCAGGCTGTCCCCTGA
- the AURKB gene encoding aurora kinase B isoform X2 — MRFAGRSFVPSAQPGGRRELATCRRDPGAGQEGAEACGREAGASRSRPASSRAARVPGRPAGVADDGEQNAAGLVTGRSPHLRVAQGRSRACAGLRWALPGARRDGSPDGARSGNNMLELESTPISCFLVSIVLSSPFLPRMAQKENAYPWPYGRQTAPSEVPAAPSQTQAGLNTLPQRALRKDPATPSALVLMSRSNTQPTAAPGQKVVENSSGTPNFPTRSFTIDDFEIGRPLGKGKFGNVYLAREKKSHFIVALKVLFKSQIEKEGVEHQLRREIEIQAHLQHPNILRLYNYFYDRRRIYLILEYAPRGELYKELQKSRTFDEQRTATIMEELADALIYCHGKKVIHRDIKPENLLLGLQGELKIADFGWSVHAPSLRRKTMCGTLDYLPPEMIEGRTHNEKVDLWCIGVLCYELLVGNPPFESASHNETYRRIVKVDLKFPASVPSGAQDLISKLLRHNPSERLPLAQVSTHPWVRAHSRRVLPPSALQAVP; from the exons ATGCGGTTCGCTGGGAGGTCTTTTGTTCCGAGCGCACAGCCCGGTGGCCGGAGGGAGCTCGCTACGTGCCGCCGGGACCCGGGAGCCGGACAGGAGGGCGCGGAAGCGTGCGGACGTGAGGCCGGCGCCTCGCGTTCCCGTCCCGCTTCTTCGCGCGCCGCGCGTGTCCCCGGCAGGCCGGCTGGGGTTGCGGATGACGGCGAGCAGAACGCGGCGGGACTTGTCACAGGCCGGTCTCCGCATCTCCGGGTCGCTCAGGGCCGGTCTAGGGCGTGCGCGGGTCTCAGGTGGGCCCTTCCCGGAGCTCGAAGGGATGGAAGCCCGGACGGAGCGCGGTCAGGGAATAATATGCTCGAGCTGGAGAGCACCCCAATTAGCTGCTTCCTCGTTAGTATAGTG ctctcctcccccttccttccaagGATGGCCCAGAAGGAGAACGCCTACCCCTGGCCCTACGGCCGGCAAACG GCTCCCTCAGAGGTTCCCGCTGCTCCTTCTCAGACTCAGGCTGGCCTGAACACCCTGCCCCAGCGAGCCCTCCGGAAGGACCCTGCCACGCCGTCTGCACTTGTCCTCATGAGCCGCTCCAACACCCAGCCCACAG CTGCCCCTGGCCAGAAGGTGGTGGAGAACAGCAGTGGGACCCCCAACTTCCCAAC GCGCTCCTTCACCATCGATGACTTTGAGATCGGGCGTCCTCTGGGCAAAGGCAAGTTTGGAAATGTGTACTTGGCTCGAGAGAAGAAAAGCCATTTCATCGTGGCTCTCAAGGTCCTCTTCAAGTCTCAGATAGAAAAGGAGGGCGTGGAGCACCAGCTGCGCAGGGAGATCGAAATCCAGGCCCATCTgca GCATCCCAACATCCTGCGTCTCTACAACTATTTCTATGACCGGCGAAGGATCTACTTGATTCTGGAGTACGCCCCCCGCGGGGAGCTCTACAAGGAACTGCAGAAGAGCCGCACCTTTGACGAGCAGCGCACAGCCACG ATCATGGAGGAGCTGGCCGATGCGCTAATATACTGCCACGGGAAGAAGGTGATTCACAGAGACATAAAGCCGGAGAACCtgctcctggggctccagggagAGCTGAAGATCGCAGACTTCGGCTGGTCCGTGCACGCCCCCTCCCTGAG GAGGAAGACGATGTGCGGGACATTGGACTACCTGCCCCCGGAAATGATCGAGGGCCGTACGCACAACGAGAAGGTGGATCTCTGGTGCATTGGGGTCCTCTGCTACGAGCTGCTGGTGGGAAACCCGCCCTTCGAGAGTGCTTCCCACAATGAGACCTATCGGCGCATCGTCAAG GTGGACCTGAAGTTCCCCGCCTCCGTGCCCTCGGGAGCCCAGGACCTCATCTCCAAGCTGCTCAGGCACAACCCCTCCGAACGGCTGCCCCTGGCCCAGGTCTCCACGCACCCTTGGGTCCGGGCCCACTCCCGGAGGGTGCTGCCTCCCTCCGCCCTCCAGGCTGTCCCCTGA
- the AURKB gene encoding aurora kinase B isoform X1, with amino-acid sequence MRFAGRSFVPSAQPGGRRELATCRRDPGAGQEGAEACGREAGASRSRPASSRAARVPGRPAGVADDGEQNAAGLVTGRSPHLRVAQGRSRACAGLRWALPGARRDGSPDGARSGNNMLELESTPISCFLVSIVLSSPFLPRMAQKENAYPWPYGRQTGVAGRLGGPTASTEMLLLAHSNPLPGTKAPSEVPAAPSQTQAGLNTLPQRALRKDPATPSALVLMSRSNTQPTAAPGQKVVENSSGTPNFPTRSFTIDDFEIGRPLGKGKFGNVYLAREKKSHFIVALKVLFKSQIEKEGVEHQLRREIEIQAHLQHPNILRLYNYFYDRRRIYLILEYAPRGELYKELQKSRTFDEQRTATIMEELADALIYCHGKKVIHRDIKPENLLLGLQGELKIADFGWSVHAPSLRRKTMCGTLDYLPPEMIEGRTHNEKVDLWCIGVLCYELLVGNPPFESASHNETYRRIVKVDLKFPASVPSGAQDLISKLLRHNPSERLPLAQVSTHPWVRAHSRRVLPPSALQAVP; translated from the exons ATGCGGTTCGCTGGGAGGTCTTTTGTTCCGAGCGCACAGCCCGGTGGCCGGAGGGAGCTCGCTACGTGCCGCCGGGACCCGGGAGCCGGACAGGAGGGCGCGGAAGCGTGCGGACGTGAGGCCGGCGCCTCGCGTTCCCGTCCCGCTTCTTCGCGCGCCGCGCGTGTCCCCGGCAGGCCGGCTGGGGTTGCGGATGACGGCGAGCAGAACGCGGCGGGACTTGTCACAGGCCGGTCTCCGCATCTCCGGGTCGCTCAGGGCCGGTCTAGGGCGTGCGCGGGTCTCAGGTGGGCCCTTCCCGGAGCTCGAAGGGATGGAAGCCCGGACGGAGCGCGGTCAGGGAATAATATGCTCGAGCTGGAGAGCACCCCAATTAGCTGCTTCCTCGTTAGTATAGTG ctctcctcccccttccttccaagGATGGCCCAGAAGGAGAACGCCTACCCCTGGCCCTACGGCCGGCAAACG GGGGTGGCTGGCCGGCTGGGTGGGCCGACAGCAAGTACTGAAATGCTGCTTCTAGCACATTCCAACCCGCTCCCCGGGACAAAGGCTCCCTCAGAGGTTCCCGCTGCTCCTTCTCAGACTCAGGCTGGCCTGAACACCCTGCCCCAGCGAGCCCTCCGGAAGGACCCTGCCACGCCGTCTGCACTTGTCCTCATGAGCCGCTCCAACACCCAGCCCACAG CTGCCCCTGGCCAGAAGGTGGTGGAGAACAGCAGTGGGACCCCCAACTTCCCAAC GCGCTCCTTCACCATCGATGACTTTGAGATCGGGCGTCCTCTGGGCAAAGGCAAGTTTGGAAATGTGTACTTGGCTCGAGAGAAGAAAAGCCATTTCATCGTGGCTCTCAAGGTCCTCTTCAAGTCTCAGATAGAAAAGGAGGGCGTGGAGCACCAGCTGCGCAGGGAGATCGAAATCCAGGCCCATCTgca GCATCCCAACATCCTGCGTCTCTACAACTATTTCTATGACCGGCGAAGGATCTACTTGATTCTGGAGTACGCCCCCCGCGGGGAGCTCTACAAGGAACTGCAGAAGAGCCGCACCTTTGACGAGCAGCGCACAGCCACG ATCATGGAGGAGCTGGCCGATGCGCTAATATACTGCCACGGGAAGAAGGTGATTCACAGAGACATAAAGCCGGAGAACCtgctcctggggctccagggagAGCTGAAGATCGCAGACTTCGGCTGGTCCGTGCACGCCCCCTCCCTGAG GAGGAAGACGATGTGCGGGACATTGGACTACCTGCCCCCGGAAATGATCGAGGGCCGTACGCACAACGAGAAGGTGGATCTCTGGTGCATTGGGGTCCTCTGCTACGAGCTGCTGGTGGGAAACCCGCCCTTCGAGAGTGCTTCCCACAATGAGACCTATCGGCGCATCGTCAAG GTGGACCTGAAGTTCCCCGCCTCCGTGCCCTCGGGAGCCCAGGACCTCATCTCCAAGCTGCTCAGGCACAACCCCTCCGAACGGCTGCCCCTGGCCCAGGTCTCCACGCACCCTTGGGTCCGGGCCCACTCCCGGAGGGTGCTGCCTCCCTCCGCCCTCCAGGCTGTCCCCTGA
- the AURKB gene encoding aurora kinase B isoform X7: MSRSNTQPTAAPGQKVVENSSGTPNFPTRSFTIDDFEIGRPLGKGKFGNVYLAREKKSHFIVALKVLFKSQIEKEGVEHQLRREIEIQAHLQHPNILRLYNYFYDRRRIYLILEYAPRGELYKELQKSRTFDEQRTATIMEELADALIYCHGKKVIHRDIKPENLLLGLQGELKIADFGWSVHAPSLRRKTMCGTLDYLPPEMIEGRTHNEKVDLWCIGVLCYELLVGNPPFESASHNETYRRIVKVDLKFPASVPSGAQDLISKLLRHNPSERLPLAQVSTHPWVRAHSRRVLPPSALQAVP, encoded by the exons ATGAGCCGCTCCAACACCCAGCCCACAG CTGCCCCTGGCCAGAAGGTGGTGGAGAACAGCAGTGGGACCCCCAACTTCCCAAC GCGCTCCTTCACCATCGATGACTTTGAGATCGGGCGTCCTCTGGGCAAAGGCAAGTTTGGAAATGTGTACTTGGCTCGAGAGAAGAAAAGCCATTTCATCGTGGCTCTCAAGGTCCTCTTCAAGTCTCAGATAGAAAAGGAGGGCGTGGAGCACCAGCTGCGCAGGGAGATCGAAATCCAGGCCCATCTgca GCATCCCAACATCCTGCGTCTCTACAACTATTTCTATGACCGGCGAAGGATCTACTTGATTCTGGAGTACGCCCCCCGCGGGGAGCTCTACAAGGAACTGCAGAAGAGCCGCACCTTTGACGAGCAGCGCACAGCCACG ATCATGGAGGAGCTGGCCGATGCGCTAATATACTGCCACGGGAAGAAGGTGATTCACAGAGACATAAAGCCGGAGAACCtgctcctggggctccagggagAGCTGAAGATCGCAGACTTCGGCTGGTCCGTGCACGCCCCCTCCCTGAG GAGGAAGACGATGTGCGGGACATTGGACTACCTGCCCCCGGAAATGATCGAGGGCCGTACGCACAACGAGAAGGTGGATCTCTGGTGCATTGGGGTCCTCTGCTACGAGCTGCTGGTGGGAAACCCGCCCTTCGAGAGTGCTTCCCACAATGAGACCTATCGGCGCATCGTCAAG GTGGACCTGAAGTTCCCCGCCTCCGTGCCCTCGGGAGCCCAGGACCTCATCTCCAAGCTGCTCAGGCACAACCCCTCCGAACGGCTGCCCCTGGCCCAGGTCTCCACGCACCCTTGGGTCCGGGCCCACTCCCGGAGGGTGCTGCCTCCCTCCGCCCTCCAGGCTGTCCCCTGA